In Nymphaea colorata isolate Beijing-Zhang1983 chromosome 3, ASM883128v2, whole genome shotgun sequence, a genomic segment contains:
- the LOC116249972 gene encoding cytochrome P450 94B3-like, translating into MLITVIGLVVTIFISLVAPFFCRSSLLGTKKATAFQPPSHPFFGCLISFYANRHHLLDWYTELLSRSPTQTILISRLGSIPTVVTANPANVEHILKTRFHNYPKGKPFTDILGDLLGRGIFNVDGELWHWQRKVASHEFTTRSLRDYAFKIVEDEAEQRLLPLLQSACAAGTRIDLQEVLTRFNFDTACKLSFDVDPQCLLPSMPACHLARAFDVAAMISAKRAAEPLPIIWKAKRLLRIGSENQLRRAIDTVHELVSQLIRDKKATSGADGKDLLSRFISMTSGRQGDEELVRDMVISFLMAGRDTTSAALTWFFWLLSRHPQVQKQILEEVGLRESRKLDFHRLKEMKFLRACLKESMRLYPPVAWDSKHAENDDVLPDGTPVAKGSRVTYFPYGMGRMENLWGKACLEFKPERWLSEGNAQEEEMVSTYKFPIFQAGPRQCLGKDLAYMEMTYVAALVLRRYELKPVETHEARFVPLLTARMAGGLPMLVEERQFN; encoded by the coding sequence ATGTTGATCACCGTTATTGGACTTGTCGTCACAATTTTCATATCCTTGGTTGCCCCATTCTTCTGTCGTTCTTCTCTCTTAGGTACCAAGAAAGCTACTGCCTTCCAACCCCCCTCCCATCCTTTCTTCGGTTGCTTGATCTCCTTCTACGCCAACCGCCACCATCTCCTTGATTGGTACACCGAGCTCTTGTCTCGCTCTCCCACACAGACCATTCTCATCAGCCGTCTCGGCTCCATCCCCACCGTGGTCACCGCCAATCCGGCCAACGTTGAGCACATTCTCAAGACCCGCTTCCACAACTACCCCAAGGGGAAACCCTTCACCGACATCCTCGGCGACCTGCTTGGCCGGGGAATCTTCAACGTGGATGGCGAACTCTGGCACTGGCAGCGCAAGGTGGCGAGCCACGAGTTCACCACCCGCTCCCTCCGAGACTACGCCTTCAAGATCGTGGAGGACGAGGCGGAGCAGCGCCTGCTGCCCCTCCTGCAGTCGGCCTGCGCCGCCGGGACGAGAATCGACCTGCAGGAGGTACTGACCCGGTTCAATTTTGACACGGCTTGCAAGCTCTCCTTCGATGTAGACCCACAATGCCTACTACCCTCGATGCCGGCGTGCCATCTCGCCCGCGCATTCGACGTGGCGGCGATGATTTCCGCCAAGAGGGCCGCCGAGCCGCTTCCGATCATTTGGAAGGCGAAGCGCCTGCTGCGTATCGGATCGGAGAACCAACTCCGGCGAGCCATCGACACGGTCCACGAGTTGGTATCACAGCTCATCCGGGACAAGAAAGCAACAAGTGGCGCAGATGGCAAAGATCTTCTGTCCCGGTTCATATCGATGACAAGTGGCAGGCAAGGGGATGAAGAATTGGTGAGGGACATGGTCATCAGCTTTCTGATGGCAGGGAGAGACACAACTTCTGCTGCCCTTACGTGGTTCTTTTGGCTCCTATCGCGTCACCCACAAGTACAGAAGCAAATCTTGGAGGAGGTCGGTCTCAGAGAGTCCCGGAAGCTGGATTTTCACCGTttgaaggaaatgaaattcCTAAGAGCTTGCCTCAAGGAAAGTATGAGACTATACCCTCCAGTTGCTTGGGACTCGAAGCACGCGGAAAATGATGATGTTCTCCCCGACGGGACACCCGTCGCAAAGGGAAGCAGGGTGACCTACTTTCCCTATGGAATGGGAAGAATGGAAAATTTGTGGGGAAAAGCTTGCCTAGAATTCAAGCCGGAGAGGTGGCTATCCGAAGGAAACGCTCAAGAGGAGGAAATGGTTTCCACCTACAAGTTTCCCATTTTTCAAGCAGGGCCGAGGCAGTGTTTGGGAAAGGACTTGGCATACATGGAGATGACTTACGTAGCGGCTCTTGTTCTGCGTCGGTATGAGCTCAAACCCGTCGAGACGCACGAAGCCCGGTTCGTCCCGCTCTTGACGGCTCGGATGGCTGGAGGGCTCCCGATGTTGGTTGAGGAGAGGCAGTTCAATTAG